The region CATCCTAAAGGAAACCTGCCCACCACCAAAACCAGAGGGATCTGGCATCGTTCAGCTCACCGAGACCAACGCATCTATTTCGAGGATAGCACGCAGGTCTTGGAAAACTTCAGGGGCCGCACACGGTTGTTGGGACATCTGGGTCATAACAACTGCACCTTAGAAATTATTGAAATCAAAGATCATGACAACGGCCCTTACTGTTTCCGGATTGAACTAGTTGAGGCTGAGTTATCCACCACCGACATGTTCTCCTTTGTGGAGGATTGTGTCAAGTTCACAATGCTCCGTATGTCACCGACTTTACAAAAGATTTCCTTTCAAATCCATACCCATTTTCCATGTAACAACATGATTTACCTCTTGCTGAATATcttcttttcctgtttttcattTACAGCTGATCCTCCGAATCCTACTCTGGTTCACCCAAAGACGGCCATTCAAGGACGTCCCTACACTGTCACCTGCTCAGTCACCCATACCTGCCCCTCCCATGTGCCTAAACTCACATGGAGCAGGGACACTACAGCTGATGAGGTGATTGAGGTCCACAAAGAAAATCGTTTTGGCTACTGGGAGGCAGAGTCCATCCTGACGTTCACCCCTGGGAAGGAAGACGACCACAATGATGTCACCTGCACAGCACATTTTAATGGAGGGAAGACGTCCTCTCAAATGTTGACTCTCTATGTAAAACGTGAGATCTTTTCACTCTGTTGTTGAATTCTGAAAATGttctttatttgaagtttaTATCCTGAATGTTGTGCTCTTCTCATTGTGCAATATAAAGGAAGAACGGCCCTtatactttgtctatttgcaggTTCAGAAAACTACAACCACATCATCATTCCCACAGTGGTGGCGATCGGTATGGCCGGGATCTTTGCAGTCTTCTGCATTTTAATGGTGAAAAAATACAAGTGAGTAGGGCAGTACACTGACATCAgataaataataacatttttgagCAGAAAATTATTTTTCGTGCATATGTTCCTATGTTTAACTCAGTATGTTCTCCtcaataaaattacatttttctctgtCTGCTCAAGGAAACGCATTGCAGAGCTCCAAAGTGGGGATGGCAGGTAAAAATGTAGTAAAGCAGATTTAGTCTATAGAGCTACAGTACACTAATATCATGTGATCTCAATCATTTTCCATtcatcaaaatgtaattttctgtATCACATTTAGCATGTGGAACCGGATGTCCCGGCTGTCTCGCaggtgagggaaaaaaagtggTTATTTGTCCTTTCTCATCCAACACTAATCACAGGAATTTTTAATTGTACCGATGTGTAATTTAATCTGTGAAATTTTCAGGATTCGTTCTGATGGCCCAGGACCATCTCGTTCTGATCAAAGGTCTTTATCTCTCTAAATACTCTCTGACATTTTAGTGACTAGCTCTGTACTCTCCCTGCAGCTTTTTAGAGACCGCTTAATGGTTGGCATCACTGTAATTTGCAGAAGTTTGGTGATGTGTTGGATTTCTTGATAAGATGTATGCTTCTATTTGTATGCCTCACAACATTTGCATAGTTTCTGTTCTTCTTTTTATGTACAGAAGGTCTATTTGGAGCCGATTTTCAAGGTAAGACATGAAAAACATTGAGGGTGGCATGCCTTcatagggttttttttttccatcatgtggTTGTTTTCACAGTTCAAACACACGTTGGTATTTAcagataaattaaatataacttttgataatgcattttattataATGAAACTAGTATATCTGTgtttcattttctgcattaaaatgtcaattatttatattacattatgtgttttttctctgtaaCAGAAGGCCTAGAGGGGACATGATGGATTTGACTCCTATGTAAGTGtgttaaatgtaagaaaatTAAAAGTATGTAATTGTGGTTTTCTGAGCCGTGTAATGATGAGAATTTTAATCCTTAGGCCCAAAGACGTGAATTCAAAATCCTGTGATGACCAGAAAGTCTTCAAGGCTCGTTTCCCGTCCCCCAAAAGGTACTTGGCTTACTCCTCTTGAACCTGAGCAGTTGATAAAATATAGATATTGTGGTACAAAAATGTCTTACGTCATTAATTTTCTCTGTCTTCTTGTTATTGCTGTTCTTGTTAATGGGCTTCAGCCAGCGCAAATCCCAAAACAACCAAGAGGTACTGTTAAATCGCCAATGATTTATTCCTAAGAATTACATACAGAACAGTGGCACTATCAACATCTGTAACAATAACAACTTTAATGTCTCACAGGACCTTGATGACGGTGACGATTACATGAACACTGCAGACCTCAACGTCTACGGAAACATCTGAACGCtcataatgatcatttgtatAAAGAAAATCTCATGACTGCGGTTTTGTTATACATGATTGCTATGGTATTCTCTCCTATCAAGCAAAATGATTTAGTTCTGTCTCtgatgatttgatcatatttagggaaagtaaaatgtatttcGAATATATATTATTCAGAACATTTATTATTGAATGTCTACCATTAGAATGACTTCTGCAGAGCAGTATATA is a window of Sebastes umbrosus isolate fSebUmb1 chromosome 11, fSebUmb1.pri, whole genome shotgun sequence DNA encoding:
- the LOC119497571 gene encoding myelin-associated glycoprotein isoform X2, whose translation is MDEERKMMMFCLLLAAFSSPVFTGEWKANVVKELDALVTSCVVVPCSFTHPKGNLPTTKTRGIWHRSAHRDQRIYFEDSTQVLENFRGRTRLLGHLGHNNCTLEIIEIKDHDNGPYCFRIELVEAELSTTDMFSFVEDCVKFTMLPDPPNPTLVHPKTAIQGRPYTVTCSVTHTCPSHVPKLTWSRDTTADEVIEVHKENRFGYWEAESILTFTPGKEDDHNDVTCTAHFNGGKTSSQMLTLYVKRSENYNHIIIPTVVAIGMAGIFAVFCILMVKKYKKRIAELQSGDGSMWNRMSRLSRRIRSDGPGPSRSDQRSIWSRFSRRPRGDMMDLTPMPKDVNSKSCDDQKVFKARFPSPKSQRKSQNNQEDLDDGDDYMNTADLNVYGNI
- the LOC119497571 gene encoding myelin-associated glycoprotein isoform X1 — encoded protein: MDEERKMMMFCLLLAAFSSPVFTGEWKANVVKELDALVTSCVVVPCSFTHPKGNLPTTKTRGIWHRSAHRDQRIYFEDSTQVLENFRGRTRLLGHLGHNNCTLEIIEIKDHDNGPYCFRIELVEAELSTTDMFSFVEDCVKFTMLPDPPNPTLVHPKTAIQGRPYTVTCSVTHTCPSHVPKLTWSRDTTADEVIEVHKENRFGYWEAESILTFTPGKEDDHNDVTCTAHFNGGKTSSQMLTLYVKRSENYNHIIIPTVVAIGMAGIFAVFCILMVKKYKKRIAELQSGDGSMWNRMSRLSRRIRSDGPGPSRSDQRRSIWSRFSRRPRGDMMDLTPMPKDVNSKSCDDQKVFKARFPSPKSQRKSQNNQEDLDDGDDYMNTADLNVYGNI